The following proteins come from a genomic window of Pirellula staleyi DSM 6068:
- a CDS encoding TadE/TadG family type IV pilus assembly protein, producing MNKASHNSSPRSAAPAARRQRSRLGAALSIELIMVLPILLVLLLAIVEFGILLMNSQGVAAATNHGAREAALASSTRASVEGAIDAALARYTWRNNREVLLFVNGAADPTGALLAAAPSGTRVSVTVNVPMDKAAPDLLTFFGISIAGKELSTTYVTFKE from the coding sequence ATGAACAAAGCCTCGCACAACTCGAGCCCACGCTCAGCCGCTCCCGCAGCGCGCCGCCAGCGCTCGCGCCTCGGCGCTGCACTCTCGATCGAATTGATCATGGTGCTGCCGATCCTGCTCGTGCTGCTGCTGGCGATTGTCGAGTTCGGCATCCTGCTGATGAACAGCCAAGGGGTCGCAGCCGCGACGAATCACGGCGCTCGCGAAGCAGCGCTAGCCAGCTCGACCCGGGCGAGTGTCGAAGGGGCGATCGACGCCGCTTTGGCCCGCTACACGTGGCGAAACAACCGCGAAGTGTTGCTTTTTGTGAACGGCGCCGCTGATCCCACCGGTGCTCTGCTCGCCGCAGCTCCTAGTGGCACCAGGGTTAGCGTGACAGTGAACGTTCCGATGGATAAAGCGGCACCAGATTTGCTTACGTTCTTTGGCATCTCGATCGCTGGCAAAGAATTGTCAACCACGTACGTAACATTCAAAGAATAG
- a CDS encoding A24 family peptidase has translation MSGAYDLAALAAAFTIAAAVLDYRTRKIPNWLTVPAAVLGLLYSSLAPAGVGPLLSVAGFAIGFSLLLLPWLLGGGGMGDVKLLAALGAWTGPLTILVIFAIAVGLACVMAIGVMTITAMSHGFSRARGQYLNSGSGGQNVAAEGETPRRVKRVLPFGVPVAIATVLVMTWLVVRPA, from the coding sequence ATGAGTGGAGCCTACGATCTGGCCGCGCTAGCTGCTGCATTTACCATTGCCGCAGCAGTGCTCGACTATCGCACGCGTAAGATCCCGAACTGGCTGACAGTTCCGGCCGCCGTGCTCGGTCTTCTCTATAGCAGCCTGGCTCCCGCCGGTGTGGGACCGCTCCTTTCCGTGGCTGGCTTTGCCATCGGCTTTTCGCTCCTGCTGTTGCCTTGGCTACTCGGTGGCGGCGGCATGGGGGACGTGAAACTTCTCGCCGCACTAGGTGCCTGGACCGGCCCGCTCACCATCCTGGTGATCTTTGCAATTGCCGTGGGTCTCGCCTGCGTGATGGCCATCGGCGTGATGACCATCACCGCCATGTCGCACGGCTTCTCGCGTGCTCGCGGGCAGTATCTCAACAGTGGCAGTGGTGGTCAGAACGTGGCCGCCGAAGGGGAAACTCCTCGACGTGTGAAACGGGTGTTGCCGTTCGGCGTGCCTGTGGCGATTGCCACCGTGCTGGTGATGACCTGGCTGGTGGTGCGCCCGGCGTGA